From the Anser cygnoides isolate HZ-2024a breed goose chromosome 24, Taihu_goose_T2T_genome, whole genome shotgun sequence genome, one window contains:
- the DLGAP3 gene encoding disks large-associated protein 3 isoform X1 produces the protein MKGYHGERSQAQHSSGHRCRCIPEDCEHPADYVAHGPEGRQPYLLSPSEPCSLEHPFCPARSPGAAGECPGGPLSEPPSGSASSTFPRMHHAQQQPYDSCDECMATAHPASKINRLPPTLLDQFEKQLPLHHDGFHTLQYPRAGGAEPRSESPSRIRHLVHSVQKLFAKSHSLEAPAKRDYNGTKMDGRGDGYHHHHHHHHHHHHQSRHGKRSKSKDRKVDSRHRSKMMGWWSSDDNLDSDSSYMVSGRHAVDQGTQYCVDAPESAFRDLTLKSLKSGGEGKCLACAGMSMSLDGQTLKRSAWHTMTVSQAREAYPSAGGTEKTLMLQEAKAKDRAYQYLQVPQDEWSGYPAVGKDGEIPCRRMRSGSYIKAMGDEDSADSDASAKISPRAATRRDSYRRSSSADQARSKFASRHYSDSYICNCPSCGTPPRMLPRGQGYGRSFTTGQINDELNHQFEAVCESVFGEVESQAVEALDLPGCFRMRSHSYLRAIQAGCSQDDDCLSLFSMSAPPGPPITSSILKPSTSFSYRKAPPPIPPGTKAKPLISVTAQSSTESAHESYLPGEVARSPAWSKDAAARCNSAESLESSKVTAVSLDLPPVQPRAAPKPSTLIIKAIPGREELRSLARQRKWRPSIGVQVEAISDSDTESRSQREFHSIGVQVEEDKRRARFKRSNSVTAGVQADLELEGFAGLAVATEDKALQFGRPFQRHSSEPESGRQYAVYKTVHTQGQWAYREDYQMQYDAVEVPRRDAWVERGSRSLPDSGRASPCHRDGEWFIKLLQAEVEKMEGWCQQMEREAEDYDLPEEILEKIRSAVGSAQLLMSQKVQQFYRLCQQNMDPNAFPVPTFQDLAGFWDLLQLSIEDVSMKFAELQQLKANGWKIIEPKEEKKVPPPIPKKPPRSKVHPVKERSLDSVDRQRQEARKRLLAAKRAASFRQNSATESADSIEIYIPEAQTRL, from the exons ATGAAGGGCTACCATGGGGAGCGTAGCCAGGCACAGCACTCCTCCGGCCACCGCTGCCGCTGCATCCCAGAGGACTGCGAGCATCCCGCGGACTACGTCGCGCACGGCCCCGAGGGCCGGCAGCCGTACCTCCTCAGCCCCAGCGAGCCGTGTTCCCTGGAGCATCCCTTCTGCCCGGCGCGGAGCCCCGGCGCGGCCGGCGAGTGCCCGGGCGGGCCCCTGAGCGAGCCGCCCTCCGGCAGCGCCAGCAGCACCTTCCCGAGGATGCACCACGCGCAGCAGCAGCCCTACGACTCCTGCGACGAATGCATGGCGACCGCCCACCCCGCCAGCAAGATCAACCGCCTGCCGCCGACGCTGCTGGACCAGTTCGAGAAGCAGCTGCCGCTGCACCACGACGGCTTCCACACGCTGCAGTACCCGCGGGCCGGCGGCGCCGAGCCGCGCAGCGAGAGCCCCAGCCGCATCCGCCACCTCGTCCACTCCGTCCAGAAGCTCTTCGCCAAGTCGCACTCCCTGGAGGCGCCGGCCAAGCGGGACTACAACGGCACCAAGATGGACGGCCGCGGGGACggctaccaccaccaccaccaccaccaccaccaccaccaccaccagtcCCGCCACGGCAAGCGCAGCAAGAGCAAGGACCGCAAGGTGGACTCCCGGCACCGGTCCAAGATGATGGGCTGGTGGAGCTCCGACGACAACCTGGACAGCGACAGCAGCTACATGGTGTCCGGCCGGCACGCCGTGGACCAGGGCACCCAGTACTGCGTGGACGCTCCCGAAAGTGCCTTCAGAGACTTGACCTTGAAGAGTCTAAAGAGCGGTGGGGAAGGAAAATGCCTGGCCTGCGCCGGCATGTCCATGTCTCTGGACGGCCAGACGCTCAAGAGGAGTGCCTGGCACACCATGACTGTCAGCCAAGCCCGCGAAGCCTACCCCAGTGCCGGCGGCACAGAGAAAACCTTGATGCTTCAGGAGGCAAAGGCCAAAGACAGAGCCTACCAGTACCTGCAG GTGCCGCAGGATGAGTGGAGCGGGTACCCGGCGGTGGGCAAGGACGGGGAGATCCCCTGCCGGCGGATGCGCAGCGGCAGCTACATCAAGGCCATGGGCGACGAGGACAGCGCCGACTCGGACGCCAGCGCCAAAATATCACCCCGGGCGGCCACGCGGCGGGACAGCTACCGCCGCTCCTCCAGCGCCGACCAGGCCAGGAGCAA GTTTGCAAGTAGGCACTATTCTGATTCATATATCTGTAACTGTCCCAGCTGCGGCACGCCACCTCGAATGCTCCCTCGGGGACAGGGCTACGGGCGCTCCTTCACCACCGGCCAG ATCAACGACGAGCTCAACCACCAGTTCGAGGCTGTGTGCGAGTCCGTTTTCGGCGAGGTGGAGTCGCAGGCGGTGGAGGCGCTGGATCTGCCCGGCTGCTTCCGCATGCGGAGCCACAGCTACCTGCGGGCCATCCAGGCGGGCTGCTCCCAGGATGACGACTGCCTCTCGCTCTTCTCCATGTCGGCCCCCCCTGGGCCGCCCATCACCAGCAGCATCCTGAAGCCCAGCACCT CTTTCAGTTACAGAAAAGCTCCACCTCCCATCCCTCCAGGAACCAAAGCCAAGCCCCTCATCTCCGTCACGGCGCAGAGCAGCACCGAGTCTGCCCACGAGAGCTACCTGCCCGGCGAGGTCGCCCGCAGCCCCGCCTGGTCCAAAGACGCCGCGGCCCGCTGCAACTCGGCCGAGAGCCTGGAGAGCTCCAAGGTGACGGCCGTGTCCCTCGACCTGCCGCCCGtccagccccgcgccgcccccaaGCCCTCCACGCTCATCATCAAGGCCATCCCCGGCCGGGAGGAGCTGCGGAGCTTGGCTCGGCAGAGGAAATGGCGTCCCTCCATCGGCGTCCAG GTTGAGGCCATCTCCGACTCGGACACGGAGAGCCGGAGCCAGAGGGAGTTCCACTCCATCGGGGTGCAGGTGGAGGAAGACAAAAG gCGAGCTCGCTTCAAGCGCTCCAACAGCGTGACGGCAGGCGTGCAGGCGGACCTGGAGCTGGAGGGCTTCGCCGGCCTGGCCGTGGCCACCGAGGACAAAGCCCTGCAGTTCGGGCGCCCCTTCCAGCGGCACTCCTCGGAGCCCGAGTCCGGCCGGCAGTATGCAGTGTACAAGACGGTGCACACGCAAGGCCAGTGGGCGTACCGGGAGGACTACCAGATGCAGTACGACGCGGTGGAGGTGCCCCGCCGCGACGCCTGGGTGGAGCGGGGCTCCCGCAGCCTCCCCGACTCCGGCCGTGCCTCCCCGTGCCACCGCGACGGCGAGTGGTTCATCAAACTGCTGCAGGCGGAGGTGGAGAAGATGGAGGGCTGGTGCCAGCAGATGGAGCGGGAGGCCGAGGACTACGACCTGCCGGAGGAGA TCCTGGAGAAGATCCGGAGCGCCGTGGGCAGCGCCCAGCTCCTCATGTCCCAGAAGGTGCAGCAGTTTTACCGACTCTGCCAGCAGAACATG GATCCCAATGCCTTCCCAGTGCCCACCTTCCAAGACCTGGCTGGCTTCTgggacctgctgcagctctccatTGAGGATGTCAGCATGAAGTTCGCGGAGCTCCAGCAGCTCAAGGCCAACGGGTGGAAGATCATCGAGCCCAAG gaggagaagaaggtgcCTCCCCCGATACCAAAGAAGCCGCCGCGCTCCAAGGTGCACCCGGTGAAGGAGCGCTCCCTGGACTCGGTGGACCGGCAGCGGCAGGAGGCCCGCAAGCGGCTCCTGGCAGCCAAGCGCGCCGCCTCCTTCCGCCAGAACTCGGCCACCGAGAGCGCAGACAGCATCGAGATCTACATCCCCGAGGCGCAGACCCGGCTGTGA
- the DLGAP3 gene encoding disks large-associated protein 3 isoform X2, translating to MKGYHGERSQAQHSSGHRCRCIPEDCEHPADYVAHGPEGRQPYLLSPSEPCSLEHPFCPARSPGAAGECPGGPLSEPPSGSASSTFPRMHHAQQQPYDSCDECMATAHPASKINRLPPTLLDQFEKQLPLHHDGFHTLQYPRAGGAEPRSESPSRIRHLVHSVQKLFAKSHSLEAPAKRDYNGTKMDGRGDGYHHHHHHHHHHHHQSRHGKRSKSKDRKVDSRHRSKMMGWWSSDDNLDSDSSYMVSGRHAVDQGTQYCVDAPESAFRDLTLKSLKSGGEGKCLACAGMSMSLDGQTLKRSAWHTMTVSQAREAYPSAGGTEKTLMLQEAKAKDRAYQYLQVPQDEWSGYPAVGKDGEIPCRRMRSGSYIKAMGDEDSADSDASAKISPRAATRRDSYRRSSSADQARSNCGTPPRMLPRGQGYGRSFTTGQINDELNHQFEAVCESVFGEVESQAVEALDLPGCFRMRSHSYLRAIQAGCSQDDDCLSLFSMSAPPGPPITSSILKPSTSFSYRKAPPPIPPGTKAKPLISVTAQSSTESAHESYLPGEVARSPAWSKDAAARCNSAESLESSKVTAVSLDLPPVQPRAAPKPSTLIIKAIPGREELRSLARQRKWRPSIGVQVEAISDSDTESRSQREFHSIGVQVEEDKRRARFKRSNSVTAGVQADLELEGFAGLAVATEDKALQFGRPFQRHSSEPESGRQYAVYKTVHTQGQWAYREDYQMQYDAVEVPRRDAWVERGSRSLPDSGRASPCHRDGEWFIKLLQAEVEKMEGWCQQMEREAEDYDLPEEILEKIRSAVGSAQLLMSQKVQQFYRLCQQNMDPNAFPVPTFQDLAGFWDLLQLSIEDVSMKFAELQQLKANGWKIIEPKEEKKVPPPIPKKPPRSKVHPVKERSLDSVDRQRQEARKRLLAAKRAASFRQNSATESADSIEIYIPEAQTRL from the exons ATGAAGGGCTACCATGGGGAGCGTAGCCAGGCACAGCACTCCTCCGGCCACCGCTGCCGCTGCATCCCAGAGGACTGCGAGCATCCCGCGGACTACGTCGCGCACGGCCCCGAGGGCCGGCAGCCGTACCTCCTCAGCCCCAGCGAGCCGTGTTCCCTGGAGCATCCCTTCTGCCCGGCGCGGAGCCCCGGCGCGGCCGGCGAGTGCCCGGGCGGGCCCCTGAGCGAGCCGCCCTCCGGCAGCGCCAGCAGCACCTTCCCGAGGATGCACCACGCGCAGCAGCAGCCCTACGACTCCTGCGACGAATGCATGGCGACCGCCCACCCCGCCAGCAAGATCAACCGCCTGCCGCCGACGCTGCTGGACCAGTTCGAGAAGCAGCTGCCGCTGCACCACGACGGCTTCCACACGCTGCAGTACCCGCGGGCCGGCGGCGCCGAGCCGCGCAGCGAGAGCCCCAGCCGCATCCGCCACCTCGTCCACTCCGTCCAGAAGCTCTTCGCCAAGTCGCACTCCCTGGAGGCGCCGGCCAAGCGGGACTACAACGGCACCAAGATGGACGGCCGCGGGGACggctaccaccaccaccaccaccaccaccaccaccaccaccaccagtcCCGCCACGGCAAGCGCAGCAAGAGCAAGGACCGCAAGGTGGACTCCCGGCACCGGTCCAAGATGATGGGCTGGTGGAGCTCCGACGACAACCTGGACAGCGACAGCAGCTACATGGTGTCCGGCCGGCACGCCGTGGACCAGGGCACCCAGTACTGCGTGGACGCTCCCGAAAGTGCCTTCAGAGACTTGACCTTGAAGAGTCTAAAGAGCGGTGGGGAAGGAAAATGCCTGGCCTGCGCCGGCATGTCCATGTCTCTGGACGGCCAGACGCTCAAGAGGAGTGCCTGGCACACCATGACTGTCAGCCAAGCCCGCGAAGCCTACCCCAGTGCCGGCGGCACAGAGAAAACCTTGATGCTTCAGGAGGCAAAGGCCAAAGACAGAGCCTACCAGTACCTGCAG GTGCCGCAGGATGAGTGGAGCGGGTACCCGGCGGTGGGCAAGGACGGGGAGATCCCCTGCCGGCGGATGCGCAGCGGCAGCTACATCAAGGCCATGGGCGACGAGGACAGCGCCGACTCGGACGCCAGCGCCAAAATATCACCCCGGGCGGCCACGCGGCGGGACAGCTACCGCCGCTCCTCCAGCGCCGACCAGGCCAGGAGCAA CTGCGGCACGCCACCTCGAATGCTCCCTCGGGGACAGGGCTACGGGCGCTCCTTCACCACCGGCCAG ATCAACGACGAGCTCAACCACCAGTTCGAGGCTGTGTGCGAGTCCGTTTTCGGCGAGGTGGAGTCGCAGGCGGTGGAGGCGCTGGATCTGCCCGGCTGCTTCCGCATGCGGAGCCACAGCTACCTGCGGGCCATCCAGGCGGGCTGCTCCCAGGATGACGACTGCCTCTCGCTCTTCTCCATGTCGGCCCCCCCTGGGCCGCCCATCACCAGCAGCATCCTGAAGCCCAGCACCT CTTTCAGTTACAGAAAAGCTCCACCTCCCATCCCTCCAGGAACCAAAGCCAAGCCCCTCATCTCCGTCACGGCGCAGAGCAGCACCGAGTCTGCCCACGAGAGCTACCTGCCCGGCGAGGTCGCCCGCAGCCCCGCCTGGTCCAAAGACGCCGCGGCCCGCTGCAACTCGGCCGAGAGCCTGGAGAGCTCCAAGGTGACGGCCGTGTCCCTCGACCTGCCGCCCGtccagccccgcgccgcccccaaGCCCTCCACGCTCATCATCAAGGCCATCCCCGGCCGGGAGGAGCTGCGGAGCTTGGCTCGGCAGAGGAAATGGCGTCCCTCCATCGGCGTCCAG GTTGAGGCCATCTCCGACTCGGACACGGAGAGCCGGAGCCAGAGGGAGTTCCACTCCATCGGGGTGCAGGTGGAGGAAGACAAAAG gCGAGCTCGCTTCAAGCGCTCCAACAGCGTGACGGCAGGCGTGCAGGCGGACCTGGAGCTGGAGGGCTTCGCCGGCCTGGCCGTGGCCACCGAGGACAAAGCCCTGCAGTTCGGGCGCCCCTTCCAGCGGCACTCCTCGGAGCCCGAGTCCGGCCGGCAGTATGCAGTGTACAAGACGGTGCACACGCAAGGCCAGTGGGCGTACCGGGAGGACTACCAGATGCAGTACGACGCGGTGGAGGTGCCCCGCCGCGACGCCTGGGTGGAGCGGGGCTCCCGCAGCCTCCCCGACTCCGGCCGTGCCTCCCCGTGCCACCGCGACGGCGAGTGGTTCATCAAACTGCTGCAGGCGGAGGTGGAGAAGATGGAGGGCTGGTGCCAGCAGATGGAGCGGGAGGCCGAGGACTACGACCTGCCGGAGGAGA TCCTGGAGAAGATCCGGAGCGCCGTGGGCAGCGCCCAGCTCCTCATGTCCCAGAAGGTGCAGCAGTTTTACCGACTCTGCCAGCAGAACATG GATCCCAATGCCTTCCCAGTGCCCACCTTCCAAGACCTGGCTGGCTTCTgggacctgctgcagctctccatTGAGGATGTCAGCATGAAGTTCGCGGAGCTCCAGCAGCTCAAGGCCAACGGGTGGAAGATCATCGAGCCCAAG gaggagaagaaggtgcCTCCCCCGATACCAAAGAAGCCGCCGCGCTCCAAGGTGCACCCGGTGAAGGAGCGCTCCCTGGACTCGGTGGACCGGCAGCGGCAGGAGGCCCGCAAGCGGCTCCTGGCAGCCAAGCGCGCCGCCTCCTTCCGCCAGAACTCGGCCACCGAGAGCGCAGACAGCATCGAGATCTACATCCCCGAGGCGCAGACCCGGCTGTGA